Proteins from one Pongo abelii isolate AG06213 chromosome 19, NHGRI_mPonAbe1-v2.0_pri, whole genome shotgun sequence genomic window:
- the LOC129056810 gene encoding protein FAM106C-like, with translation MHHKSAQVILREAEELGGLDYKLGPTQRKCGAPAFLLPSTMFLMHLPLGTSRMHCLRNASLESCLCSFVHLNHPLHISDPVIVISLHEAVCFPFAFSFPGGTLSIAYCLMSSVSTSSEAIMSTELLAHYCHSSLHVCICISSFPNEMGNNDSFPRAVVSINDQPTDQCKRAAKELPLRNLLECRFLDCVGEEDLINLGVIGTEH, from the exons ATGCATCACAAGTCAGCTCAAGTTATACTCAGAGAAGCAGAGGAACTGGGAGGACTGGACTACAAGCTGGGGCCGACCCAGAGGAAGTGCGGGG CTCCTGCCTTCCTGTTACCGTCTACTATGTTCCTCATGCACCTTCCACTCGGCACAAGCAGGATGCACTGCCTCCGAAATGCATCACTTGAATCCTGCCTCTGCTCCTTTGTCCATCTGAATCACCCTCTCCACATTTCTGACCCTGTAATCGTGATCTCACTTCATGAGGCCGTTTGCTTCCCTTTTGCATTTAGCTTTCCCGGGGGTACACTGTCAATAGCCTACTGTCTGATGTCATCAGTCAGCACTTCATCAGAGGCAATTATGTCTACAGAGCTTTTGGCTCATTACTGTCACTCCTCCTtacatgtgtgcatatgcatatcATCTTTCCCTAATGAGATGGGAAATAATGATTCATTCCCTCGAGCAGTGGTTTCCATAAATGACCAACCCACAGACCAGTGCAAACGGGCTGCAAAAGAGCTTCCTCTGAGGAACTTATTAGAATGCAGATTCTTGGACTGCGTGGGAGAGGAGGATCTCATAAATCTGGGTGTAATAGGCACAGAACATTAA